The following are from one region of the Actinoplanes sp. L3-i22 genome:
- a CDS encoding ABC transporter ATP-binding protein: MQTQSSRQSGHDALAAVAAVDLVKVYGSGDTAVRALDGVTVGFERARFTAIMGPSGSGKSTLMHCLAGLDTATSGQVLLGGSDLTKQSDKVLTKVRRERIGFVFQSFNLLPQLTAERNITLPLDLGGKKPDAELLDRLVTTLGLAGRLGHLPSELSGGQQQRVALARALVARPEVLFADEPTGNLDSRSGAEVLGLLRDSARNLGQTIVMVTHDAGAAAYADRVVLLADGRLAGEIHNPDIASVTDALQSLAAAR; this comes from the coding sequence ATGCAGACGCAGTCCTCACGACAGTCGGGCCACGACGCCCTGGCGGCGGTCGCGGCCGTCGACCTGGTGAAGGTGTACGGCTCCGGCGACACCGCGGTACGTGCTCTCGACGGCGTGACGGTCGGCTTCGAGCGCGCCCGGTTCACCGCGATCATGGGCCCGTCCGGGTCCGGCAAGTCCACCCTGATGCACTGCCTCGCCGGTCTGGACACCGCCACCTCCGGGCAGGTCCTGCTCGGCGGCAGCGACCTGACCAAGCAGTCCGACAAGGTGCTCACCAAGGTGCGCCGGGAGCGGATCGGCTTCGTCTTCCAGTCGTTCAACCTGCTGCCGCAGCTGACCGCCGAGCGCAACATCACGCTCCCGCTCGACCTGGGCGGGAAGAAGCCGGACGCCGAGCTGCTGGACCGGCTGGTCACCACGCTCGGGCTGGCCGGGCGGCTCGGGCATCTGCCCAGCGAGCTCTCCGGCGGCCAGCAGCAGCGGGTCGCCCTGGCCCGCGCGCTGGTCGCCCGCCCCGAGGTGCTCTTCGCCGACGAGCCGACCGGCAACCTGGACTCGCGTTCCGGTGCCGAGGTGCTCGGCCTGCTGCGCGACTCGGCCCGCAACCTCGGCCAGACGATCGTGATGGTCACCCACGACGCGGGGGCGGCGGCCTACGCCGACCGGGTGGTGCTGCTCGCCGACGGCCGGCTCGCCGGGGAGATCCACAACCCCGACATCGCGTCGGTCACCGACGCTCTCCAGTCCCTGGCGGCGGCCCGATGA
- a CDS encoding sensor histidine kinase: MNRILVGVLQVAGLAGMAAFGLIDMSAGLTSSPLLGVQVALAMVVAAVWLPHYRPGSTLLPLATIGVSGVSLLVTAGLALTDPYGGVWGIAESAGLLVLLTVVARNARPDWAVLALVAAGAAVSVMPLRAGHTTIYGTFCLIQALAAAGAIGFGVTLRTMSGNRQRALDSVRAEQRAEFARDLHDFIAHHVTGIVVQAQGARFIAEQDPKRVLLALEQIEQAGTETMASMRRMVGVLRDPESKPDAPLAPVAGVPELYLLTDQFTAAGGPPARLHLEGDPHGLPVEVSTSVYRIVMEALTNARQHAPQATVVDVWVRRARDQLLLRVANDGPAPRPSLDRPGYGLVGLTERVRAAGGRISSGPGVDGGWVVDAVFPLP, translated from the coding sequence ATGAATCGCATTCTCGTGGGCGTCCTGCAGGTCGCCGGCCTGGCCGGGATGGCCGCGTTCGGGCTGATCGACATGAGCGCCGGCCTCACCTCCAGCCCGCTCCTCGGCGTGCAGGTGGCGCTGGCGATGGTGGTCGCCGCGGTCTGGCTGCCGCACTACCGGCCCGGGTCGACGCTGCTGCCGCTGGCCACGATCGGGGTCTCCGGCGTCTCCCTGCTGGTCACCGCGGGGCTGGCGCTGACCGATCCGTACGGCGGGGTGTGGGGCATCGCCGAGTCGGCCGGGCTGCTGGTCCTGCTGACCGTGGTGGCCCGCAACGCCCGGCCGGACTGGGCGGTGCTGGCCCTGGTCGCGGCCGGCGCGGCGGTCAGCGTGATGCCGCTGCGCGCCGGGCACACCACCATCTACGGCACGTTCTGCCTGATCCAGGCGCTGGCCGCGGCCGGCGCGATCGGCTTCGGCGTCACCCTGCGGACGATGTCCGGCAACCGGCAGCGGGCCCTCGACTCGGTCCGCGCCGAGCAGCGCGCCGAGTTCGCCCGCGACCTGCACGACTTCATCGCCCACCACGTGACCGGCATCGTCGTACAGGCCCAGGGCGCCCGGTTCATCGCCGAGCAGGACCCGAAGCGGGTGCTGCTGGCCCTGGAGCAGATCGAGCAGGCCGGCACCGAGACGATGGCGTCGATGCGCCGGATGGTCGGCGTGCTGCGCGACCCGGAGTCGAAGCCGGACGCCCCGCTCGCCCCGGTCGCCGGCGTCCCCGAGCTGTACCTGCTGACCGACCAGTTCACCGCGGCCGGCGGCCCGCCCGCGCGCCTGCACCTGGAGGGCGACCCGCACGGCCTGCCGGTCGAGGTGTCCACCTCGGTCTACCGGATCGTGATGGAGGCGCTGACCAACGCCCGCCAGCACGCCCCGCAGGCCACGGTCGTCGACGTCTGGGTCCGCCGGGCCCGGGACCAGCTGCTCCTGCGGGTCGCCAACGACGGCCCGGCGCCGCGCCCCTCGCTGGACCGGCCGGGGTACGGTCTGGTCGGCCTCACCGAGCGGGTCCGCGCGGCCGGCGGCCGGATCTCGTCCGGGCCGGGCGTCGACGGCGGCTGGGTCGTCGACGCGGTCTTCCCCCTGCCGTAG
- a CDS encoding response regulator transcription factor, with protein sequence MIRVLVADDQAMVRTGFGMIIGAQPDMEVVGEAADGVEAVELARRLRPDVALFDIRMPRMDGLQALRLLAGPGVTDPIRVVVVTTFDLDEYVHQALRNGAAGFLLKDSGPALLVEAVRAAVSGDALISPSITVRLLEHLSQPAPKGDDGGLSPRELEVVRLIARGRTNAEIAAELFISIGTVKTHLGSVQSKIGARNRVEVAAWAWERRLVS encoded by the coding sequence GTGATACGCGTGCTTGTCGCGGACGACCAGGCGATGGTCCGCACCGGCTTCGGCATGATCATCGGCGCCCAGCCGGACATGGAGGTCGTCGGCGAGGCGGCCGACGGCGTCGAGGCGGTCGAGCTGGCCCGCCGCCTGCGCCCGGACGTCGCCCTGTTCGACATCCGGATGCCGCGGATGGACGGCCTCCAGGCGCTGCGCCTGCTCGCCGGCCCGGGCGTCACCGACCCGATCCGGGTGGTCGTGGTCACCACCTTCGACCTGGACGAATACGTCCATCAGGCGCTCCGCAACGGCGCGGCCGGCTTCCTGCTCAAGGACTCCGGCCCGGCCCTGCTGGTCGAGGCGGTCCGCGCCGCGGTCTCCGGCGACGCCCTGATCAGCCCGTCGATCACGGTCCGCCTGCTGGAACACCTCTCCCAGCCGGCCCCGAAGGGCGACGACGGCGGCCTCTCCCCACGCGAGCTCGAGGTGGTCCGGCTGATCGCCCGCGGCCGCACCAACGCGGAGATCGCCGCCGAACTGTTCATCTCGATCGGCACGGTCAAGACCCACCTGGGCAGCGTCCAGTCCAAGATCGGCGCCCGCAACCGCGTCGAGGTGGCCGCCTGGGCCTGGGAACGCCGCCTGGTCAGCTGA
- a CDS encoding DMT family transporter → MNRRAWLLFILVSVLWGIPYFLIKIAIDDLSPLLVVAGRCAIGAACLIPVALIRGTLGALRGHLGVVAGLAAVHIVGPFLLITYGETHISSSLTGILIAIEPVVIALMMAGSEPITGIRIAGLVAGFAGVVVLVGLDVSGDRWGMIGAGMVLLAALSYAYATKLVQQRLSDLPPDALTAGTTGISTLVLIPFALFRLPSAGSVGAHAWLALAGLGVLCTALAMLAFYRLIALAGSNKAGLVTYVNPVVAAVLGVALLSEPVGIGTVAGFLLIVAGCWLSTRPVRTAPAKELVNAA, encoded by the coding sequence GTGAATCGTCGTGCCTGGCTCCTCTTCATCCTGGTGTCCGTGCTCTGGGGCATCCCGTACTTCCTCATCAAGATCGCTATCGACGACCTCTCGCCGCTGCTCGTCGTCGCCGGCCGGTGTGCCATCGGCGCGGCCTGCCTCATCCCGGTCGCGCTGATCCGCGGCACCCTGGGCGCGCTCCGCGGGCACCTCGGCGTGGTGGCCGGGCTCGCGGCGGTGCACATCGTCGGGCCGTTCCTGCTGATCACGTACGGCGAGACGCACATCAGCTCGTCCCTGACCGGCATCCTGATCGCGATCGAGCCGGTCGTCATCGCGCTGATGATGGCCGGCTCCGAGCCGATCACCGGGATCCGGATCGCCGGCCTGGTCGCCGGGTTCGCCGGGGTGGTCGTGCTGGTCGGGCTGGACGTGTCCGGCGACCGCTGGGGCATGATCGGCGCCGGGATGGTGCTGCTCGCCGCGCTCAGCTACGCCTACGCGACGAAGCTCGTCCAGCAGCGGCTGTCCGACCTGCCGCCGGACGCGCTGACCGCCGGGACGACCGGGATCAGCACCCTGGTCCTGATCCCGTTCGCGCTGTTCCGGCTGCCGTCGGCGGGCTCGGTCGGCGCGCACGCGTGGCTGGCGCTGGCCGGGCTCGGGGTGCTCTGCACGGCGCTCGCGATGCTGGCCTTCTACCGGTTGATCGCGCTGGCCGGGTCGAACAAGGCCGGGCTGGTCACCTACGTCAACCCGGTGGTGGCGGCGGTCCTCGGGGTGGCGCTGCTGAGCGAGCCGGTGGGCATCGGCACGGTCGCCGGCTTCCTCTTGATCGTCGCCGGTTGCTGGCTCTCTACCCGCCCGGTCCGCACTGCGCCCGCAAAAGAGCTGGTCAACGCCGCTTGA
- a CDS encoding LysR family transcriptional regulator yields MIDSRRLQVLSEVARHGSFNRAAAELRLTPSAVSQQISALERGLGTPVVRRSTRGVELTEAGLVLIDAAEAISAELVTAQREIDRLATARTGKLTVATFTSGGQRLLPAALTRFTAAFPGVELTVIECEPEESLPLVRSGAAELALAYYFTGPPPIVDGDRSGLVWTPVLDDPMYIVMPADHPLAGSSSLGIGDLGGERWVHGCIGQSDMMEHYAALAGVELRAACRGTDYQFAQSLVRAGVGISSIPEVALTSDPAGLVAVPMRPPGPCRYIGVVTPKRRPSTLATSLLDTLQEAIRRLTPNPLTRR; encoded by the coding sequence ATGATCGACTCGCGTCGGTTGCAGGTGCTCTCCGAGGTCGCCCGGCACGGCAGCTTCAACCGGGCCGCCGCCGAGCTGCGGCTCACGCCGTCCGCGGTGAGTCAGCAGATCAGTGCGCTGGAGCGCGGCCTGGGCACGCCGGTGGTCCGGCGCAGCACCCGCGGGGTCGAGCTGACCGAGGCCGGCCTGGTCCTGATCGACGCCGCCGAGGCGATCAGCGCCGAGCTGGTCACCGCCCAGCGCGAGATCGACCGGCTGGCCACCGCCCGCACCGGCAAACTGACCGTCGCCACCTTCACCAGCGGCGGCCAGCGCCTGCTGCCGGCCGCGCTGACCCGGTTCACCGCCGCGTTCCCGGGCGTCGAGCTGACCGTGATCGAGTGCGAGCCGGAGGAGAGCCTGCCCCTGGTCCGTTCCGGGGCGGCCGAGCTGGCGCTGGCGTATTACTTCACCGGCCCGCCCCCGATCGTCGACGGCGACCGTTCCGGCCTGGTCTGGACCCCGGTCCTGGACGATCCGATGTATATCGTGATGCCCGCCGACCATCCGCTGGCCGGCTCGTCCTCGCTGGGGATCGGCGACCTGGGCGGCGAGCGCTGGGTGCACGGCTGCATCGGCCAGAGCGACATGATGGAGCACTACGCGGCGCTGGCCGGCGTCGAGCTGCGCGCCGCCTGCCGCGGGACGGACTACCAGTTCGCCCAGTCCCTGGTCCGCGCGGGCGTCGGCATCAGCTCGATTCCCGAGGTCGCCCTGACCAGCGACCCGGCCGGCCTGGTCGCGGTCCCGATGCGCCCGCCGGGCCCGTGCCGCTACATCGGCGTGGTGACCCCGAAGCGCCGGCCGTCCACCCTGGCCACCAGCCTGCTGGACACTCTGCAGGAGGCGATCCGCCGGCTCACTCCGAACCCGCTGACCCGCCGCTGA
- a CDS encoding GNAT family N-acetyltransferase yields the protein MPELIVPTARLRESWLAARDEFGAGVHQDGAGLRPGVELDTPEGFAAWVDGLVGAEDHALPVPAGWVHCTFRWIVEGDRYLGAIGLRHELNDFLLRAGGHIGYSVRPAERRRGLASFALGEMLVEARRRGLDRVLITCNVTNEASARTIEKHGGVLEDIRETEIGTLKRYWTTL from the coding sequence ATGCCTGAGTTGATCGTGCCGACGGCACGGCTGCGGGAGAGCTGGCTCGCGGCGCGCGACGAGTTCGGGGCCGGGGTTCATCAGGACGGGGCGGGGCTGCGGCCCGGCGTCGAGCTGGACACGCCCGAGGGGTTCGCCGCCTGGGTGGACGGGTTGGTCGGCGCGGAGGACCACGCGCTGCCGGTGCCGGCGGGGTGGGTGCACTGCACGTTCCGGTGGATCGTCGAGGGGGATCGGTACCTCGGGGCGATCGGGCTGCGGCACGAGCTGAACGACTTCCTGCTGCGGGCCGGCGGGCACATCGGCTACAGCGTGCGGCCCGCGGAGCGGCGGCGCGGGCTGGCGTCGTTCGCGCTCGGCGAGATGCTGGTCGAGGCGCGCCGGCGGGGGCTGGACCGGGTCCTGATCACCTGCAACGTCACGAACGAGGCGTCCGCGCGCACGATCGAGAAGCACGGCGGCGTCCTCGAGGACATCCGCGAGACCGAGATCGGCACGCTCAAGCGTTACTGGACAACCCTTTAA